The Bacteroidota bacterium genome includes the window TATGACGAAGCCTGACAAAAAAAGTGAAATCAAAGATTCTAACTCTGGAGTAGAATTAGAAGAGGTAAAATATCATACGTCCGTTCTTTTACATGAGTGTATAGAGGGTCTCAATATCCAACCCGATGGAGTCTATGTGGACGCTACTTTTGGTGGTGGTGGTCATTCAAGCGAAATTTTGAAAAAGCTGGGCAAAAATGGAAGACTTTTTGCTTTCGACCAAGATGAAGACGCACTAAAAAACACATCGGCTGACAAACGGCTGACACTGATTCATGCCAACTTTCGAGAAATGAAAAATTTTCTGCGACTGTATGATGCTCTTCCGGTCAACGGCATTCTCGCCGACTTAGGAGTTTCAAGTTGGCAATTCGACACCGCCGAGAGAGGTTTTAGTTATCGCTTTGATGGCCCGCTAGATATGCGGATGAATCAGAAAGGGGAGCGAAGTGCTAAAGAAATATTGATGAAATATACAGCAGACGAGTTGCAACAGATGTTCAGTCAATACGGAGAGGTTCGAAATTCAAAAACGTTGGCACTATCCATTGTAAATGCTCGGAGTGTGAAACCGCTGAAAACCATTGCCGATCTGAAAAGAATTGCAATTGAAAACCGCATGGGCGAAGAACACAAATATCTGGCACAGGTTTTTCAAGCTATTCGGATAGAAGTGAACAATGAACTGGAGGTATTGAAAGCGTTTTTATTACAAACGCATGAGATGTTAAGTACTGGAGGACGGTTGGTGGTTTTAACTTTTCACTCGCTCGAGGACCGTTTGGTTAAAAACCTGATACGAAATGGAAATTTGGAAGACGAACCAGAGAAAGATTTTTTCGGAAATTATGAGAAGAAGTTTAGACCGATAAATAAAAAACCAATTGTGGCAAGCGATATAGAGATGAAGGTAAATTCAAGATCGCGGAGCGGGAAATTGAGAATAGCTGAGAAGATATGACAACTAGAAGATTTAAAAAATAAGAAAGAACAAAACAAAAAGAGCACTCCCAACTACTTCATAGGTTAGAGGCAGGGGTGAGACAATATGGAAGATCAGAGCACAGAAGAGAAATTGGATATTATAAAGTCTAAAAAAGGCTTTGCGATGCTACTCGGTCGTTTAGATTCAGTCAGCGAATCTGGGTTGAAAAAGGTATTGACAAATATGCCTGCGGTATTGTTCCTTGCTTTACTGGCTATCCTACACATTGCTAATAATCACATGGCGGAAAATTATGTGAGAAGCATTTCTCGTACAGAAATAGAAGTTAAGGAATTACGTTGGCAATATATGTCCACCGCATCCGATCTGATGAAAAAAAGTAAGCAGAGTGAAGTGGCAAAATTGGTGAGCGTCCAAGGAATCAAAGAACTGAGAATCCCTCCCTACAAAATCGAAGTGAAGAAAAAATAGTTCATGCAGAACAAGGCGAAGACTCTTACCGGAGAAACATTAACGCTACACGCGTCGGGAAGAAGCCTATGTAAGTTCCAGATGAAAACTAAAAAAGTGGTGCCATTTCAAAGAGAAGAGGAAATGAGTATCTGTTTATATGGCAAGCAATAAAAAGAAGGAAATCCTCTTACGGGCATATCTGGGCTACATGCTAGTTTGCATGTTGGGATTCGCCATCTTGGGGCGTGCTTTCTACATTCAATCGGTAGAAGGCAGCTACTATATCAGCTTGGCAGATAGTCTAACCATCTTCCCAAAAAAGATTTCAGCCGAGCGAGGAAATATTTTTGCAGATGATGGTCGTTTGTTTGCCACTACGCTTCCCACCTTCAATATACATATAGACTTCAAAACTACTGCTAACCACTCCGAACTTTTCAATAAGAAAGTGGATTCAGTGGCCCTTTTGTTGGCAAAAATGTTTCCCGAAAAATCTAAAGAGGGTTACAAAAATGAATTGATATACAGTTATAAAATGAAGAAACGCTACTACCTATTGAAGCGTAATATTTCATTCTCACAATTAGCAGAGATGCGAACCTGGCCAATGTTTCGGGATGGGCGATATAAGAGTGGTATGTTATCTGTACAAAACGAAAGACGCTTTCTTCCCTTTGGACAGTTGGCGAAGCGCTCTATTGGATTCACCAATGTGAATCATGCCAAAGTAGGACTGGAAGGAAATTTCGATCAGTTGTTGCGGGGAACACAGGGACAAATGATGGTTCAGAAAATTTCAGGAAACATTACTGTCCCAATTGATTCACGCGAAAGCATTTCACCACAACCAGGTAAAGATATTTACTCCACTATCAATGTAGAATTGCAGGATGTAGCGGAAGACGCACTACAACGCACCCTAGAGCATCATCGGGCAGATCATGGTTGTGTAGTACTAATGGAAGTTAAAACCGGAAGAATAAAGGCCATTGCCAATCTTGGTTTAAATAAAGATTCCTTATATGAAGAGGTGGCAAATTATGCAGTCGGTGAAGCAACAGAACCAGGCTCAACCTTCAAGATTGCTACGATCGCGTCATTAATGGAAGATGGATTAATAACGAATAATACCAAAATAGATGTAGGAAATGGAACGGCAACTTTTTATAAGCTAACTGTAAAGGACCATGATATTCCCGAAACCCCGCAACTGACAGTCAAGAGAGCTATTGAAGTTTCATCGAATGTAGCGGTAGCAAAACTGGCCTATCAAAATTACGCTTCCAACACCCCGAAAGTTCTACGATCACTTGGTCAAGTTCGGCTTCACGCAACCGGTAAAAATAGAACTCCCCGGCGCGGTTCAACCGGTTCTAGCAGACCCGAAGAAATGGAGCGGCGTATCAACTCCTTTTATTGCTCACGGTTATGAAATGCAGATAACACCACTACACACGTTGATGTTTTATAATGCTATCGCTAACAACGGGATCATGGTCAAGCCTCAAATAGTTGAAAAAATAATGGAGTATGGTGAAACGATAGACTCTTTTGAGAGCGTAGTGATAAATAAGAACCTGCTGGGAAAAAGAACCATTCAGCAATTGCAGGAAATATTGAAAGGGGTAGTAGAGAACGGTACAGCTATAAACCTCAAAACAGATTACCTACATGTTGCAGGGAAAACCGGCACCGCAGTAATTGCTCAGGGGAGAAAAGGTT containing:
- the rsmH gene encoding 16S rRNA (cytosine(1402)-N(4))-methyltransferase RsmH, which encodes MTKPDKKSEIKDSNSGVELEEVKYHTSVLLHECIEGLNIQPDGVYVDATFGGGGHSSEILKKLGKNGRLFAFDQDEDALKNTSADKRLTLIHANFREMKNFLRLYDALPVNGILADLGVSSWQFDTAERGFSYRFDGPLDMRMNQKGERSAKEILMKYTADELQQMFSQYGEVRNSKTLALSIVNARSVKPLKTIADLKRIAIENRMGEEHKYLAQVFQAIRIEVNNELEVLKAFLLQTHEMLSTGGRLVVLTFHSLEDRLVKNLIRNGNLEDEPEKDFFGNYEKKFRPINKKPIVASDIEMKVNSRSRSGKLRIAEKI